In Escherichia ruysiae, a genomic segment contains:
- the iscR gene encoding Fe-S cluster assembly transcriptional regulator IscR gives MRLTSKGRYAVTAMLDVALNSEAGPVPLADISERQGISLSYLEQLFSRLRKNGLVSSVRGPGGGYLLGKDASSIAVGEVISAVDESVDATRCQGKGGCQGGDKCLTHALWRDLSDRLTGFLNNITLGELVNNQEVLDVSGRQHTHDAPRSRTQDAIDVKLRA, from the coding sequence ATGAGACTGACATCTAAAGGGCGCTATGCCGTGACCGCAATGCTGGACGTTGCGCTCAACTCCGAAGCAGGCCCGGTACCGTTGGCTGATATTTCCGAACGTCAGGGAATTTCCCTTTCTTATCTGGAACAACTGTTTTCCCGTCTGCGTAAAAATGGTCTGGTTTCCAGCGTACGTGGACCAGGCGGTGGTTATCTGTTAGGCAAAGATGCCAGCAGCATCGCCGTTGGCGAAGTGATTAGCGCCGTTGACGAATCTGTAGATGCTACCCGTTGTCAGGGTAAAGGCGGCTGCCAGGGCGGCGATAAATGCCTGACCCACGCGCTGTGGCGTGATTTGAGCGACCGTCTCACCGGTTTTCTCAACAACATTACTTTAGGCGAACTGGTTAATAACCAGGAAGTGCTGGATGTGTCTGGTCGTCAGCATACTCACGACGCGCCACGCAGCCGCACACAAGACGCGATCGACGTTAAGTTACGCGCTTAA
- the fdx gene encoding ISC system 2Fe-2S type ferredoxin, with translation MPKIVILPHQDLCPDGAVLEANSGETILDAALRNGIEIEHACEKSCACTTCHCIVREGFDSLPESSEQEDDMLDKAWGLEPESRLSCQARVTDEDLVVEIPRYTINHAREH, from the coding sequence ATGCCAAAGATTGTTATTTTGCCTCATCAGGATCTCTGCCCTGATGGCGCTGTTCTGGAAGCGAATAGCGGTGAAACTATTCTTGATGCTGCGTTGCGTAACGGTATCGAGATTGAACACGCCTGTGAAAAATCCTGCGCTTGCACCACCTGCCACTGCATCGTTCGTGAAGGTTTTGACTCGCTGCCGGAAAGTTCTGAGCAGGAAGACGACATGCTGGACAAAGCCTGGGGACTGGAGCCGGAAAGCCGTTTAAGCTGCCAGGCGCGTGTCACTGACGAAGATTTAGTGGTCGAAATTCCGCGTTACACTATCAACCATGCGCGTGAGCATTAA
- the iscU gene encoding Fe-S cluster assembly scaffold IscU, translating to MAYSEKVIDHYENPRNVGSFDNNDENVGSGMVGAPACGDVMKLQIKVNDEGIIEDARFKTYGCGSAIASSSLVTEWVKGKSLDEAQAIKNTDIAEELELPPVKIHCSILAEDAIKAAIADYKSKREAK from the coding sequence ATGGCTTACAGCGAAAAAGTTATCGACCATTACGAGAATCCGCGTAACGTGGGTTCCTTTGACAACAACGACGAGAACGTGGGCAGCGGCATGGTGGGTGCACCGGCCTGTGGCGACGTGATGAAGTTGCAGATTAAAGTCAACGATGAAGGTATCATTGAGGACGCGCGTTTTAAAACTTATGGCTGCGGTTCCGCTATCGCTTCCAGCTCCCTGGTGACCGAATGGGTGAAAGGGAAGTCTCTCGACGAAGCACAGGCGATCAAAAACACCGATATTGCAGAAGAACTTGAACTGCCACCGGTGAAAATTCACTGTTCTATTCTGGCAGAAGACGCGATCAAAGCCGCCATTGCGGACTATAAAAGCAAACGTGAAGCAAAATAA
- the hscB gene encoding co-chaperone HscB: MDYFTLFGLPARYQLDTQALSLRFQDLQRQYHPDKFASGSQAEQLAAVQQSATINQAWQTLRHPLVRAEYLLSLHGFDLASEQHTVRDTAFLMEQLELREELDEIEQAKDEARLESFIKRVKKMFDTRHQLMVEQLDNETWDAAADTVRKLRFLDKLRSSAEQLEEKLLDF, encoded by the coding sequence ATGGATTACTTCACCCTCTTTGGCTTGCCTGCCCGTTATCAACTCGATACCCAGGCACTGAGCCTGCGTTTTCAGGATCTACAACGTCAGTATCATCCTGATAAATTCGCCAGCGGAAGCCAGGCGGAACAACTCGCCGCCGTACAGCAATCCGCAACCATTAACCAGGCATGGCAAACGCTGCGTCATCCATTGGTGCGGGCAGAATACCTGCTTTCATTGCACGGTTTTGATCTCGCCAGCGAGCAGCATACTGTGCGCGACACCGCGTTCCTGATGGAACAGTTGGAACTGCGTGAAGAACTGGACGAGATCGAACAGGCGAAAGACGAAGCGCGGCTGGAAAGCTTTATCAAACGCGTTAAAAAGATGTTTGATACGCGCCATCAGTTGATGGTTGAACAGTTAGACAACGAGACGTGGGACGCGGCGGCGGATACCGTGCGTAAGCTGCGTTTTCTCGATAAACTGCGAAGCAGTGCCGAACAACTCGAAGAAAAACTGCTCGATTTTTAA
- the pepB gene encoding aminopeptidase PepB — protein MTEAMKITLSTQPADARWGEKATYSINNDGITLHLNGADDPGLIQRAARKIDGLGIKHVQLSGEGWDADRCWAFWQGYKAPKGTRKVEWPDLDDAQRQELDNRLMIIDWVRDTINAPAEELGPSQLAQRAVDLISNVAGDRVTYRITKGEDLREQGYMGLHTVGRGSERSPVLLALDYNPTGDKEAPVYACLVGKGITFDSGGYSIKQTAFMDSMKSDMGGAATVSGALAFAITRGLNKRVKLFLCCADNLISGNAFKLGDIITYRNGKKVEVMNTDAEGRLVLADGLIDASAQKPELIIDAATLTGAAKTALGNDYHALFSFDDALAARLLASASQENEPFWRLPLAEFHRSQLPSNFAELNNTGSAAYPAGASTAAGFLSHFVENYQQGWLHIDCSATYRKAPVEQWSAGATGLGVRTIANLLTA, from the coding sequence ATGACAGAAGCGATGAAAATTACCCTCTCTACCCAACCTGCCGACGCGCGCTGGGGAGAAAAAGCGACTTACAGCATTAATAATGATGGCATTACCCTGCATTTGAACGGGGCTGACGATCCGGGCCTTATCCAACGTGCAGCGCGCAAAATTGACGGTCTGGGCATCAAACATGTTCAGCTAAGCGGTGAAGGCTGGGATGCGGATCGTTGTTGGGCATTCTGGCAAGGTTACAAAGCTCCGAAAGGCACGCGTAAAGTAGAGTGGCCGGATCTGGACGATGCCCAACGCCAGGAACTGGATAACCGCCTGATGATCATCGATTGGGTGCGTGACACCATCAACGCACCGGCGGAAGAACTGGGGCCATCACAACTGGCACAGCGTGCTGTTGATCTGATCAGCAACGTCGCAGGCGATCGTGTGACTTATCGGATCACCAAAGGCGAAGATCTACGCGAACAAGGCTATATGGGGCTGCACACCGTCGGACGCGGTTCAGAACGTTCGCCGGTATTGCTGGCGCTGGATTACAACCCGACTGGCGATAAAGAAGCGCCGGTGTACGCGTGCCTGGTAGGCAAGGGCATCACCTTTGATTCCGGTGGCTACAGCATCAAACAAACCGCGTTTATGGACTCAATGAAGTCAGACATGGGCGGTGCGGCAACGGTTTCTGGGGCACTGGCATTTGCCATTACGCGTGGTCTGAACAAGCGTGTGAAACTGTTCCTCTGTTGTGCGGATAACCTGATCAGCGGCAACGCGTTCAAGCTGGGCGATATCATTACCTATCGCAACGGTAAAAAAGTCGAAGTAATGAACACCGATGCGGAAGGGCGCCTGGTGCTGGCAGATGGCCTGATTGACGCCAGTGCGCAGAAACCGGAACTGATTATTGATGCCGCGACCCTGACCGGAGCGGCGAAAACCGCGCTGGGTAATGATTATCACGCGCTGTTCAGTTTCGACGATGCGCTTGCCGCTCGCTTGCTGGCGAGTGCCTCACAAGAGAACGAACCGTTCTGGCGTCTGCCGTTGGCAGAATTCCACCGCAGCCAGTTGCCGTCAAACTTTGCTGAACTGAACAATACCGGCAGCGCGGCGTATCCGGCAGGTGCAAGCACGGCGGCGGGCTTCCTGTCGCACTTTGTTGAGAACTATCAGCAAGGTTGGTTGCATATCGACTGTTCGGCGACTTACCGTAAAGCGCCGGTTGAACAGTGGTCTGCGGGCGCAACAGGGCTGGGTGTACGCACGATTGCTAATCTGTTAACGGCGTAA
- the suhB gene encoding inositol-1-monophosphatase gives MHPMLNIAVRAARKAGNLIAKNYETPDAVEASQKGSNDFVTNVDKAAEAVIIDTIRKSYPQHTIITEESGELEGTDQDVQWVIDPLDGTTNFIKRLPHFAVSIAVRIKGRTEVAVVYDPMRNELFTATRGQGAQLNGYRLRGSTARDLDGTILATGFPFKAKQYATTYINIVGKLFSECADFRRTGSAALDLAYVAAGRVDGFFEIGLRPWDFAAGELLVREAGGIVSDFTGGHNYMLTGNIVAGNPRVVKAMLSNMRDELSDALKR, from the coding sequence ATGCATCCGATGCTGAACATCGCCGTGCGCGCAGCGCGCAAGGCGGGTAATTTAATTGCCAAAAACTATGAAACCCCGGACGCTGTAGAAGCGAGCCAGAAAGGCAGTAACGATTTCGTGACCAACGTAGATAAAGCTGCCGAAGCGGTGATTATCGACACGATTCGTAAATCTTACCCACAGCACACCATCATCACCGAAGAAAGCGGTGAACTTGAGGGTACTGATCAGGATGTTCAATGGGTTATCGATCCACTGGATGGCACCACCAACTTTATCAAACGTCTGCCGCACTTCGCGGTATCTATCGCTGTTCGTATCAAAGGCCGCACCGAAGTTGCTGTGGTTTATGATCCTATGCGTAACGAACTGTTCACCGCGACTCGCGGTCAGGGCGCACAGTTAAACGGCTATCGTCTGCGCGGCAGCACCGCTCGCGATCTCGACGGTACTATTCTGGCAACCGGCTTCCCTTTCAAAGCGAAACAGTACGCAACCACCTACATCAATATCGTTGGCAAACTGTTTAGCGAATGCGCTGACTTCCGTCGTACCGGTTCTGCGGCGCTGGATCTGGCTTACGTAGCCGCTGGTCGCGTTGACGGTTTCTTCGAAATTGGTCTGCGCCCGTGGGACTTCGCCGCAGGCGAACTGCTGGTTCGTGAAGCAGGCGGGATCGTTAGCGATTTCACCGGTGGTCATAACTACATGCTGACCGGTAACATCGTTGCAGGTAACCCGCGCGTAGTAAAAGCCATGCTGTCAAATATGCGTGACGAGTTAAGCGACGCTCTGAAGCGTTAA
- the iscA gene encoding iron-sulfur cluster assembly protein IscA, with amino-acid sequence MSITLSDSAAARVNTFLANRGKGFGLRLGVRTSGCSGMAYVLEFVDEPTPEDIVFEDKGVKVVVDGKSLQFLDGTQLDFVKEGLNEGFKFTNPNVKDECGCGESFHV; translated from the coding sequence ATGTCGATTACACTGAGCGACAGTGCAGCAGCGCGAGTAAATACCTTTCTGGCTAACCGTGGTAAAGGGTTTGGCCTGCGTCTGGGCGTGAGAACCTCCGGGTGTTCAGGTATGGCTTATGTACTGGAATTTGTTGACGAACCGACGCCGGAAGACATCGTGTTTGAAGACAAAGGCGTGAAAGTTGTGGTCGATGGCAAAAGCCTGCAATTTCTGGACGGTACGCAACTGGACTTCGTAAAAGAAGGCCTGAACGAAGGGTTTAAATTCACCAACCCGAACGTAAAAGATGAATGTGGTTGCGGCGAAAGCTTCCACGTCTGA
- a CDS encoding alpha/beta hydrolase produces the protein MALPVNKRVLKILFILFVVAFCIYLVPRVAINFFYYPDDKIYGPEPWSAESVEFTAKDGTRLQGWFIPSSTGSADNAIATIIHAHGNAGNMSAHWPLVSWLPERNFNVFMFDYRGFGKSKGTPSQAGLLDDTLSAISVVRHRSDVNPQRLVLFGQSIGGANILDVIGQGEREGIRAVILDSTFASYSTIANQMIPGSGYLLDESYSGENYIASVSPIPLLLIHGKADHVIPWQHSEKLYGLAKEPKRLILIPDGEHIDAFSERHGDVYREQMVDFILSTLNPEN, from the coding sequence ATGGCACTGCCCGTGAACAAACGCGTTCTCAAAATTCTGTTTATCCTCTTTGTTGTTGCCTTCTGTATTTATTTAGTACCACGCGTAGCCATCAACTTCTTCTATTATCCTGACGACAAAATTTACGGCCCTGAACCCTGGTCTGCAGAATCCGTCGAATTTACGGCTAAGGACGGTACTCGTCTGCAAGGCTGGTTTATCCCCTCTTCGACGGGTTCCGCTGACAACGCCATCGCAACCATCATTCATGCTCACGGCAATGCCGGAAACATGTCCGCCCACTGGCCGCTAGTCAGTTGGTTACCCGAGCGCAATTTCAATGTTTTTATGTTTGACTATCGCGGGTTTGGTAAATCAAAAGGCACGCCGTCCCAGGCTGGATTACTGGACGATACGCTAAGCGCCATCAGCGTGGTGCGCCATCGCAGTGATGTAAACCCACAACGGCTGGTGCTGTTCGGGCAGAGTATTGGCGGGGCAAATATTCTTGATGTTATTGGTCAGGGAGAACGTGAGGGCATACGTGCGGTGATCCTCGACTCCACGTTTGCCTCTTATTCGACCATCGCCAACCAAATGATCCCTGGCAGTGGCTATTTACTTGATGAGAGTTATAGCGGCGAAAATTACATCGCCAGCGTCAGCCCGATCCCGCTTTTACTGATTCACGGTAAAGCCGATCATGTTATCCCGTGGCAGCACAGTGAAAAATTGTATGGCCTGGCGAAAGAGCCAAAACGCCTGATTCTAATCCCTGACGGCGAACACATTGATGCCTTTTCGGAACGTCATGGTGATGTTTACCGCGAGCAGATGGTGGATTTTATCCTCAGTACATTGAATCCGGAAAATTAA
- the trmJ gene encoding tRNA (cytosine(32)/uridine(32)-2'-O)-methyltransferase TrmJ, producing MLQNIRIVLVETSHTGNMGSVARAMKTMGLTNLWLVNPLVKPDSQAIALAAGASDVIGNAHIVDTLDEALAGCSLVVGTSARSRTLPWPMLDPRECGLKSVAEAANTPVALVFGRERVGLTNEELQKCHYHVAIAANPEYSSLNLAMAVQVIAYEVRMAWLATQENGEQVEHEETPYPLVDDLERFYGHLEQTLLATGFIRENHPGQVMNKLRRLFTRARPESQELNILRGILASIEQQNKGNKAE from the coding sequence ATGCTGCAAAATATTCGAATTGTGCTGGTGGAGACGTCACACACCGGCAATATGGGTTCCGTTGCCCGTGCCATGAAAACAATGGGATTAACCAATCTGTGGTTGGTTAATCCACTGGTGAAACCTGACTCTCAGGCCATCGCGCTGGCAGCGGGTGCCAGTGATGTGATTGGTAATGCTCACATCGTCGATACGCTCGACGAAGCGTTAGCCGGTTGTAGCCTGGTGGTTGGCACCAGCGCACGTTCCCGCACGCTGCCGTGGCCGATGCTCGACCCGCGCGAATGTGGTCTGAAAAGCGTCGCTGAAGCGGCAAATACGCCGGTGGCGCTGGTTTTTGGTCGCGAGCGTGTCGGTTTGACCAATGAAGAGTTGCAGAAATGCCATTATCATGTCGCCATTGCCGCGAACCCGGAATACAGTTCGCTGAACCTGGCGATGGCGGTTCAGGTTATCGCCTATGAAGTGCGTATGGCCTGGCTGGCGACTCAGGAAAACGGTGAGCAAGTTGAGCATGAAGAGACGCCGTATCCGCTGGTCGATGATCTGGAGCGTTTTTATGGTCATCTGGAACAAACGCTGTTGGCAACTGGTTTTATCCGTGAAAACCATCCGGGACAGGTGATGAATAAGCTGCGCCGTCTGTTTACCCGTGCGCGCCCGGAGAGTCAGGAGTTGAATATCCTGCGCGGGATTCTGGCTTCTATTGAGCAGCAGAATAAAGGTAACAAGGCCGAATAA
- the hscA gene encoding Fe-S protein assembly chaperone HscA, producing MALLQISEPGLSAAPHQRRLAAGIDLGTTNSLVATVRSGQAETLADHEGRHLLPSVVHYQQQGHSVGYDARTNAACDTANTISSVKRLMGRSLADIQQRYPHLPYQFQASENGLPMIETAAGLLNPVRVSADILKALAARATEALAGELDGVVITVPAYFDDAQRQGTKDAARLAGLHVLRLLNEPTAAAIAYGLDSGQEGVIAVYDLGGGTFDISILRLSRGVFEVLATGGDSALGGDDFDHLLADYIREQAGIPDRSDNRVQRELLDAAIAAKIALSDADSVTVNVAGWQGEISREQFNELIAPLVKRTLLACRRALKDAGVEADEVLEVVMVGGSTRVPLVRERVGEFFGRPPLTSIDPDKVVAIGAAIQADILVGNKPDSEMLLLDVIPLSLGLETMGGLVEKVIPRNTTIPVARAQDFTTFKDGQTAMSIHVMQGERELVQDCRSLARFALRGIPALPAGGAHIRVTFQVDADGLLSVTAMEKSTGVEASIQVKPSYGLTDSEIASMIKDSMSYAEQDVKARMLAEQKVEAARVLESLNGALAADAALLSAAERQVIDDAAAHLSEVAQGDDVDAIEQAIKNVDKQTQDFAARRMDQSVRRALKGHSVDEV from the coding sequence ATGGCCTTATTACAAATTAGTGAACCTGGTTTGAGTGCTGCGCCGCATCAGCGTCGTCTGGCGGCTGGTATCGACCTGGGCACAACCAACTCGCTGGTGGCGACAGTACGCAGCGGTCAGGCCGAAACGTTAGCCGACCATGAAGGCCGTCACCTGCTGCCGTCTGTTGTTCACTATCAACAGCAAGGGCATTCGGTGGGTTATGACGCGCGTACTAACGCAGCGTGTGACACCGCCAACACCATTAGTTCTGTTAAACGCCTGATGGGGCGCTCGCTGGCTGATATCCAGCAACGCTATCCACATCTGCCTTATCAATTCCAGGCCAGCGAAAACGGCCTGCCGATGATTGAAACGGCGGCGGGGCTGCTGAACCCGGTGCGCGTTTCTGCGGACATCCTCAAAGCACTGGCGGCGCGGGCAACTGAAGCCCTGGCAGGCGAGCTGGATGGTGTAGTTATCACCGTTCCGGCGTACTTTGACGATGCCCAGCGTCAGGGCACCAAAGACGCGGCGCGTCTGGCAGGGTTGCATGTTCTGCGCTTACTTAACGAACCGACCGCTGCGGCTATCGCCTACGGGCTGGATTCCGGTCAGGAAGGCGTGATCGCCGTTTATGACCTTGGCGGCGGGACGTTTGATATTTCCATTCTGCGCTTAAGTCGCGGCGTGTTTGAAGTGCTGGCGACCGGCGGTGATTCCGCGCTCGGCGGCGATGATTTCGACCATCTGCTGGCGGATTACATTCGCGAGCAAGCGGGCATTCCTGATCGTAGCGATAACCGCGTTCAGCGTGAACTGCTGGATGCCGCCATTGCAGCCAAAATCGCGCTGAGCGATGCGGACTCTGTGACCGTTAACGTCGCGGGCTGGCAGGGCGAAATCAGCCGTGAACAATTCAACGAACTTATCGCACCGCTGGTAAAACGTACCTTGTTGGCCTGTCGTCGGGCACTGAAAGATGCAGGTGTTGAAGCTGATGAAGTGCTGGAAGTGGTGATGGTTGGCGGTTCTACTCGCGTGCCGCTGGTGCGTGAACGGGTAGGCGAATTTTTCGGTCGTCCGCCGCTGACTTCCATCGATCCGGATAAAGTCGTCGCCATTGGTGCGGCGATTCAGGCGGATATTCTGGTGGGTAACAAGCCGGATAGCGAAATGCTGCTGCTCGACGTAATTCCACTGTCGCTGGGGCTTGAAACCATGGGCGGCCTGGTGGAGAAAGTGATCCCGCGTAATACCACTATTCCGGTGGCTCGCGCACAGGATTTCACCACCTTTAAAGATGGCCAGACCGCGATGTCTATCCATGTGATGCAGGGTGAGCGTGAACTGGTGCAGGACTGCCGTTCACTGGCGCGTTTTGCGCTGCGTGGTATCCCGGCGTTACCGGCTGGCGGCGCGCATATTCGCGTGACTTTCCAGGTCGATGCCGACGGTCTTTTAAGCGTGACGGCGATGGAGAAATCGACCGGCGTTGAGGCGTCTATTCAGGTCAAACCGTCTTATGGTCTGACCGACAGTGAAATCGCCTCGATGATCAAAGACTCAATGAGCTATGCCGAGCAGGACGTAAAGGCCCGTATGCTGGCAGAACAAAAAGTCGAAGCGGCGCGCGTGCTGGAAAGCCTGAACGGCGCGCTGGCTGCTGATGCCGCGCTGTTAAGCGCCGCAGAGCGTCAGGTCATTGACGATGCTGCCGCTCACCTGAGTGAAGTGGCGCAGGGCGATGACGTTGACGCCATCGAACAAGCGATTAAAAACGTAGACAAACAAACCCAGGATTTCGCCGCTCGCCGCATGGACCAGTCGGTTCGTCGTGCGCTGAAAGGCCATTCCGTGGACGAGGTTTAA
- the iscX gene encoding Fe-S cluster assembly protein IscX, translating into MGLKWIDSREIGEALYDAYPDLDPKTVRFTDMHQWICELEDFDDDPQASNEKILEAILLVWLDEAE; encoded by the coding sequence ATGGGACTTAAGTGGATCGATAGCCGCGAAATTGGCGAAGCACTGTACGATGCGTATCCCGATCTCGACCCGAAAACGGTTCGATTCACCGATATGCATCAGTGGATTTGCGAGCTGGAAGATTTCGACGACGACCCGCAGGCATCTAACGAGAAAATCCTCGAAGCGATTTTGTTAGTCTGGCTGGACGAAGCTGAGTGA
- the iscS gene encoding cysteine desulfurase has translation MKLPIYLDYSATTPVDPRVAEKMMQFMTMDGTFGNPASRSHRFGWQAEEAVDIARNQIADLVGADPREIVFTSGATESDNLAIKGAANFYQKKGKHIITSKTEHKAVLDTCRQLEREGFEVTYLAPQRNGIIDLKELEAAMRDDTILVSIMHVNNEIGVVQDIAAIGEMCRARGIIYHVDATQSVGKLPIDLSQLKVDLMSFSGHKIYGPKGIGALYVRRKPRVRIEAQMHGGGHERGMRSGTLPVHQIVGMGEAYRIAKEEMATEMERLRGLRNRLWNGIKDIEEVYLNGDLEHGAPNILNVSFNYVEGESLIMALKDLAVSSGSACTSASLEPSYVLRALGLNDELAHSSIRFSLGRFTTEEEIDYTIELVRKSIGRLRDLSPLWEMYKQGVDLNSIEWAHH, from the coding sequence ATGAAATTACCGATTTATCTCGACTACTCCGCAACCACGCCGGTGGACCCGCGTGTTGCCGAGAAAATGATGCAGTTTATGACGATGGACGGAACCTTTGGTAACCCGGCCTCCCGTTCTCACCGTTTCGGCTGGCAGGCTGAAGAAGCCGTAGATATCGCCCGTAATCAGATTGCCGATCTGGTCGGCGCTGACCCGCGTGAAATCGTCTTTACCTCTGGTGCAACCGAATCTGACAACCTGGCGATCAAAGGTGCAGCCAACTTTTATCAGAAAAAAGGCAAGCACATCATCACCAGTAAAACTGAACATAAAGCGGTACTGGATACTTGTCGTCAGCTGGAGCGCGAAGGTTTCGAAGTCACCTACCTGGCACCGCAGCGTAACGGTATTATCGACCTGAAAGAACTCGAAGCGGCGATGCGTGACGACACTATTCTCGTTTCCATCATGCACGTAAATAACGAAATCGGCGTGGTGCAGGATATCGCGGCTATCGGCGAAATGTGCCGTGCTCGTGGCATTATCTATCACGTTGATGCAACCCAGAGCGTGGGCAAACTGCCTATCGACCTGAGCCAGTTGAAAGTTGACCTGATGTCATTCTCCGGTCACAAAATCTATGGCCCGAAAGGTATCGGTGCGCTGTATGTGCGTCGTAAACCGCGCGTACGCATCGAAGCGCAAATGCACGGCGGTGGTCACGAGCGTGGTATGCGTTCCGGTACACTGCCTGTTCATCAGATCGTCGGTATGGGCGAAGCCTATCGCATCGCAAAAGAAGAGATGGCGACCGAGATGGAACGTCTGCGCGGTCTGCGTAACCGTCTGTGGAACGGCATCAAAGATATCGAAGAAGTTTACCTGAACGGTGACCTGGAACACGGCGCGCCGAACATTCTCAATGTCAGCTTTAACTACGTTGAAGGTGAGTCGCTGATTATGGCGCTGAAAGACCTCGCGGTTTCTTCAGGTTCCGCCTGTACGTCGGCAAGCCTCGAACCGTCCTACGTGCTGCGCGCGCTGGGGCTGAACGACGAGCTGGCACATAGCTCTATCCGTTTCTCTTTAGGTCGTTTTACTACTGAAGAAGAGATCGACTACACCATCGAGTTAGTTCGTAAATCCATCGGTCGTCTGCGTGACCTTTCTCCGCTGTGGGAAATGTACAAACAGGGCGTGGATCTGAACAGCATCGAATGGGCTCATCATTAA
- the sseB gene encoding enhanced serine sensitivity protein SseB: MSEIKNELEDLLEKAATEPAHRPAFFRTLLESTVWVPGTAAQGEAVVEDSALDLQHWEKEDGTSVIPFFTSLEALQQAVDGEQAFVVMPVRTLFEMTLGETLFLNAKLPTGKEFMPREISLLIGEEGNPLSSQEVLEGGESLILSEVAEPPAQMIDSLTTLFKTIKPVKRAFICSIKESEEAQPNLLIGIEADGDIEEIIQAAGSVATDTLPGDEPIDICQVKKGEKGISHFITEHIAPFYERRWGGFLRDFKQNRII, from the coding sequence ATGTCCGAAATTAAAAACGAACTTGAAGACCTGCTGGAAAAAGCAGCAACCGAACCGGCACACCGCCCGGCTTTTTTCCGTACTCTACTGGAATCCACCGTCTGGGTGCCAGGTACAGCGGCGCAGGGCGAGGCTGTGGTGGAAGATAGCGCGCTTGATTTACAACATTGGGAAAAAGAAGACGGCACCAGCGTCATTCCTTTTTTCACCTCGTTAGAAGCACTTCAACAGGCGGTTGACGGCGAACAGGCATTTGTCGTAATGCCCGTTCGCACGCTGTTTGAGATGACCCTTGGTGAAACGCTCTTTCTCAATGCCAAACTGCCTACCGGTAAAGAATTTATGCCGCGTGAAATCAGTTTGTTGATCGGTGAAGAAGGGAATCCGCTGAGCAGTCAGGAAGTACTGGAAGGTGGTGAATCGCTGATATTATCGGAAGTCGCAGAGCCGCCAGCACAAATGATTGATTCACTCACTACCTTATTTAAAACCATTAAGCCGGTGAAGCGCGCTTTCATTTGTTCAATTAAAGAGAGCGAAGAGGCACAGCCTAATTTGCTTATTGGCATTGAAGCCGATGGTGATATCGAAGAAATTATTCAGGCGGCGGGAAGTGTAGCGACCGATACATTACCTGGCGATGAACCTATTGATATTTGCCAGGTGAAAAAAGGGGAAAAAGGAATTAGCCACTTTATTACCGAACATATTGCGCCATTCTATGAACGTCGCTGGGGTGGATTTCTGCGTGATTTTAAACAGAATCGGATAATCTAA